The following is a genomic window from Miltoncostaea oceani.
GCGTAGTAGTCATCGAGGCCCAAGGCGACCTGCTGCTCGTAGTAGGCCTCCTGGCCGAGGGCGAGCTTCGCGACGCTCAGCAGGACGCACCGCCAAAGGACGACCGATCGAGCGGGACGCAGATGCACCACGGTGCGAAATGAAGAAGGCTGGACCCCGGCCGAGCCCCGATTCCATCCCACGTCCATCCCACACGAGGTGCGCAGAAGCGCCGATTCGGGCGCACGAGCGCTCCGCTTAGAGGAGTAAGAAACTCCTGCTTATAGGCGGCTTTCAGGCCGGATCCGGCGGAGCCGCAGAACCCCCGGAACCCTCTTGCCATGCAGAAGGTCGTGGGTTCGAGTCCCATCATCCGCTCTACGGAGAGCCCCCGGATCCCGGGGGCTCTTCTCGTTCCCGGCGATGCGCTCGGGCTCCTGACGCTCGCCGACCGATGCCGGTCCCGCCTGCCCGAGGGCGACGCGACCGACGCGTCCGCGGATCCCCGCCGGCCTCGTCGCCCTACGGGAGTCCCTCCCGCCATCGTCGCTCCCATGGTGGTGGTGATGGTCGGCGCCGCGAGGGGACGCCTGCACCTGTGACCTCCACCGGGCACGGCCGCCGGTGAGCGCTCACCGGGCCGGTCACGGCCCCTCGGGCGCCCGCGCCGGCGGGGGCGCCTCCATCGAGGCGCGCAGCGATACGAGCGGCGTGTCGGGAACGGTCACGAGTCCCCGCGTCGGGCGGTCCAGGTCGAACGTGATCAGGAGCAGCACCGACACGAACGCCGCGGCCAGCACGACCGTCACGACGCCGCGCGAGAGGATCGCGAGGTAGAGCGCGAGGAGCCCGAGCCCCACCGCCGCCCCGATCAGTTCGATGCCCAGCACGGCGTTCGGTACGCGGTTCGCCAGGGCCGAGACGCGCACGGTCTGCATGTCGATCATCTCGTTCAGGGACTCGACGTAGAGACGCGGCGCGCTGTCGCGAGGGGAGGCGGCGATCGCCGCGCCGGCGTCCCGCCAGAGGGCGCGCTGGAGACGGGTCCCCGCGACGATCGCGGCCCCGGCCTCGTCGGAACCCGGCACCGCCTCCGAGAGGCGGATGCTCGCGTCGGTGTAGCGCTCGAGGTCGCGCAGGGACCGTGTGCGGATCGGTTCCCGCAGCATCTGCGCCCGGAGGTAGGTCGTGCCGATCGCGTTCGCATCGTCGACGACCGCGGCGCGGCGCGCGTCGTAGCGACCGACGGCCATCGTCAGGCCGAATGCGAGGATCAGGGCGACGAGCCCGAGCAGCGCGGCCTGCACGACCCCGAACGGCTCGCGCAGCTCGGTCCGCGTCCGCAGCCGGCGGCCGACGAAGGCCCCGAGGAGCGTCGACCCGAGCATCAACCCGAGGACCATGAGGCCGAGCTCGAGGCTGTTCAGGCGGAAGAACACCGGATCCTCCGGCTCGGGTTCGTGAGCCCCACGGGGCCCGCATCATGCACGAGGGGCCAGACGTCGCCGCTCGTCCCGGCGGCGCCGCTCGTGGCGTGTCGTGAGGGTCGTCCGTGGTCGAACGTGCACGACGGGTCGGTCCGCGCAGACCACCCCCCGGTGGTCCAGATCCGGTCGGCCCGCGGACCCCCGGCGACGCGCCCCGCGACGGACCACCCGAACGGCGGGCGGCGGCCATACGTGCGGCGGTTACCACCGCGACGTCCGCCACGCATGATCGCGCTCGTCCCCGGACCACCGAACGGAGCCGACATGCCGCCGTCCCCCCGCCCGTCCCGCGCCCGCCGCGGCTCCGTCCTCGCCTGCGCGGTCGCCGCCGCCGGCGTGCTCGGCCTCGCCGCCGCCGGCGCGGCCGACCCGCCGACGGCGACGGCGAAGTCGCCCAACCTCATCACGGCCTTCAACATCACCGGCGTCCAGTGCGTCCCCGGCCCCGCCAACACGGTGCGGGCGCGGGTGAGGCTCTGGATGCGGGTCGTGAACTACGGCCCCGGGCGCGACTGGGCGGACCGCATGGAGGCCAAGGTGCGCCTCGAGTCGACGGAGCCCGGCATCAACATCCACAGCAACTGGAGGGGGTGGAAGACCCCGGCGTTGCTCCAGGACACCAAGTACTTCCAGCGGTGGGACCTGCTGACCGAGCCGAAGAGCGGCACGGCCGAGTGGAAGGTCCACGTCAAGCTGATCTGGCACCGGAAGGCGCCGATCCCGAACGTGACGAAGGACGTCTACCGGAGCTTCGCGGGGAACTGCGCGACGTCGACGGGCGCCCTGCCGCCCCCCGCCCCGGCGCTCCCCTCGACCAACTCCGGCGGGCGGAGCGCCGGCACCGGCTGAGCGCCGGGGCCCGGGTCGCCCGCCGGGCGCGGGCGACCCGGGGCACCCGGTGACGACCCGGCGGGTGCGGCGGGCACCGGTCGTTACAGTCACGGCGCGGATCCCGCTCCGTCCGGACGCCGGGCCCCGCACGCCCGGGTGATGCCACCCGGCTCCACCTCGACCCCGGGAGCGCCACGGATGTCCTCACACGTGCACAGGAGCCACGAGTCGGTGTCGGGCGGCTTCACGGAGACCGCCTCCGACTACGAGGACGCCGTCCGCTTCAACATCGAGGGCGCCCAGCGCCTCGTGCTCTCCATCCCGCCGGGGCGCTACGACGACGTCCTCGACGTCGGCTGCGGGACCGGCTGGGCCGCCCAGGCCGTCATCGACCGGTTCCACCCGGCGCGCATCACCGGGGTCGACCCCGCCGAGGGGATGCTCGAGAAGTTCCAGGCGAAGCTCGGGGGGCTGGAGGGCGTGGACGTCACGCTCGCGAAGGCCGACGTCGAGCACATGCCCGTCGCCGACGCCTCCTTCGACCTCGTGGTCTGCTCGATGGCCTACCACTGGTTCCCCCGCAAGTGGGAGGCCGCCGCGGCGATGGCACGGGCCCTGAAGCCCGGCGGCGTCGTCGCGATCCTCATGTCCGGCCGGGGCGGTGAGCAGGCGTACCGCGACGTCATCTCCAACATCGAGCCGATCAACTACCGCTGGGTGGGCGCCTTCGACGGCAACCTGCGGAGCGTCCCGGAGATGGAGGACTACCTCGTCCAGGCCGGGCTCGAGCCCGTGGACATCTGGATGGAGACCCGGGTGCGGCACACCACCGTCGAGGCGTACATGGAGCGCATGCGGGTCGTCGCCGGCCACATGATCGGCGACCAGTCCGAGGCCGAGGTCGCCGAGTACGTCGCGAAGATCGAGGCGGGGCTGCGGGCCCGGTCCGGTCCCCGGGGGTGGAGCTACGAGTTCGCCAAGCTCTTCGCGATCGCCCGGAAGCCCGCCTGAGCACCGGGGCCCCGGGCCCACCCATCGACCCCACGGGAGGATCAGGGTCATGCCCGACGAGTT
Proteins encoded in this region:
- a CDS encoding class I SAM-dependent methyltransferase; translated protein: MHRSHESVSGGFTETASDYEDAVRFNIEGAQRLVLSIPPGRYDDVLDVGCGTGWAAQAVIDRFHPARITGVDPAEGMLEKFQAKLGGLEGVDVTLAKADVEHMPVADASFDLVVCSMAYHWFPRKWEAAAAMARALKPGGVVAILMSGRGGEQAYRDVISNIEPINYRWVGAFDGNLRSVPEMEDYLVQAGLEPVDIWMETRVRHTTVEAYMERMRVVAGHMIGDQSEAEVAEYVAKIEAGLRARSGPRGWSYEFAKLFAIARKPA